The Lutibacter profundi genome includes a region encoding these proteins:
- the pta gene encoding phosphate acetyltransferase, producing the protein MNKAIYIATSEANSGKSIVALGLMRMLLGKTAKVGYFRPIINDVKKGKKDNHINTIISHFELDIDPCEAFAFTRSEFIDKRNRGEEGEIIDTIIEKYKELEEKNDFMLVEGTDFSSETAAIELDANILIAKNLGIPVIIVSSGVGKTLEEFINGLHLAYDSFREKEVEVIAVIANKVQEKNIELVKNRVNKNLPKSVLVNAIPIIPSLINPTIKEIAKAIGAKILLGKEHINNQTASFKVGAMQLRNYLTHLEENCLIITPGDRADIILGALQANISSNYPAISGIVLTGGIIPDEPIVKLINGLPQIVPILSVKQGTFDVANKIGAVRSHMYAKNKQKIITSLNTFDKYVDVDQLNDKLITFKKEGITPRMFQYALLKRAKKQRKHIVLPEGNDDRIITAAARLIAMDIVDITVLGDYDKIANKIIRLGLKVDIDKFNIVNPVKSEYYKEFINTLFELRKNKGITMAMAEDMMGDVSYFGTMMVYKGLADGMVSGAAHTTQHTIRPALQFIRTKPGVTVVSSIFFMCLEDRVSVFGDCAINPNPNAEQLAEIAISSADSSINFGIDPKIAMLSYSSGASGKGADVDIVRKATEIIKEKRPDLKVEGPIQYDAAVDATIGKSKLPDSEVAGQANVLIFPDLNTGNNTYKAVQRETGALAIGPMLQGLNKPVNDLSRGCTVDDIFNTVVLTAIQAQGI; encoded by the coding sequence ATGAATAAAGCTATATATATTGCAACTAGCGAGGCTAATAGTGGCAAATCTATTGTTGCATTAGGACTGATGAGAATGTTGCTAGGTAAAACAGCAAAAGTAGGTTACTTTAGACCTATAATTAACGATGTTAAAAAAGGGAAAAAAGACAATCATATCAATACAATAATTTCACATTTTGAATTAGATATTGATCCGTGTGAAGCATTTGCTTTTACGCGTTCAGAGTTTATAGATAAGCGTAACAGAGGTGAAGAAGGAGAAATAATTGATACTATTATTGAAAAATATAAGGAATTAGAAGAGAAAAATGATTTTATGTTGGTAGAAGGAACTGATTTTTCAAGTGAAACTGCAGCCATAGAGTTAGATGCGAATATTTTAATAGCTAAAAATTTAGGAATACCAGTAATTATAGTATCAAGTGGAGTAGGTAAAACATTAGAGGAGTTTATTAATGGGTTGCATTTAGCATACGATTCATTTAGAGAAAAAGAGGTAGAAGTAATAGCTGTTATAGCCAATAAAGTTCAAGAAAAAAATATTGAATTGGTAAAAAATCGTGTTAACAAAAATTTACCTAAAAGTGTTTTGGTTAATGCCATTCCAATAATTCCATCGTTAATAAATCCAACAATAAAAGAAATTGCAAAAGCTATTGGTGCTAAAATTTTATTAGGTAAAGAACATATAAATAACCAAACAGCTAGTTTTAAAGTTGGAGCAATGCAGCTAAGAAATTATTTAACCCATTTAGAAGAAAATTGTTTGATAATTACACCTGGAGATAGGGCTGATATTATTTTAGGAGCTTTACAAGCCAATATTTCATCAAATTATCCAGCTATTTCAGGGATTGTTTTAACGGGTGGAATTATACCTGACGAGCCAATTGTAAAACTAATAAATGGTTTACCTCAAATAGTTCCAATATTGTCTGTTAAACAGGGAACTTTTGATGTGGCTAATAAAATTGGAGCCGTTCGTTCACATATGTATGCCAAGAATAAACAAAAAATAATTACATCTTTAAATACATTTGATAAATATGTTGATGTAGATCAATTAAATGATAAATTAATTACATTCAAAAAAGAAGGAATTACTCCAAGAATGTTTCAATATGCATTATTAAAAAGAGCAAAAAAACAACGCAAACATATTGTTTTACCTGAAGGAAATGACGATAGAATAATTACCGCAGCAGCAAGATTAATAGCTATGGATATTGTAGATATAACGGTTTTAGGTGATTATGATAAAATTGCAAATAAAATAATTCGTTTGGGGTTAAAAGTTGATATAGATAAATTTAATATTGTTAATCCGGTAAAATCTGAATATTACAAAGAATTTATAAATACATTATTTGAATTAAGAAAAAATAAAGGAATTACTATGGCTATGGCTGAAGATATGATGGGTGATGTTTCCTATTTTGGAACAATGATGGTTTATAAAGGTTTAGCTGATGGAATGGTGTCTGGAGCTGCGCATACAACACAACATACAATTAGACCAGCGTTACAGTTTATTAGAACAAAACCAGGCGTAACTGTAGTTTCCTCAATCTTTTTTATGTGTTTAGAAGACAGAGTTTCTGTTTTTGGTGATTGTGCAATTAACCCAAATCCAAATGCCGAGCAATTGGCAGAAATTGCTATTTCTTCTGCTGATTCAAGCATTAATTTTGGAATAGATCCAAAAATAGCAATGCTTTCATACTCTTCAGGAGCTTCAGGAAAAGGAGCAGATGTTGATATTGTAAGAAAAGCAACTGAAATTATCAAAGAAAAAAGACCAGATTTAAAAGTAGAAGGTCCAATACAATATGATGCTGCCGTTGATGCAACTATAGGTAAAAGTAAATTGCCAGATTCAGAAGTTGCAGGACAAGCAAATGTATTGATTTTCCCAGATTTAAATACGGGTAATAATACATATAAAGCAGTACAGCGAGAAACAGGAGCACTCGCAATTGGACCAATGTTACAAGGGCTAAATAAGCCAGTAAATGATTTAAGTAGAGGTTGCACAGTAGATGATATTTTTAATACTGTAGTTTTAACAGCAATACAAGCACAAGGGATTTAA
- a CDS encoding tyrosine-protein kinase family protein, whose protein sequence is MSNDKGVVNYLIAEADKESIIQHTKVPNLDVITAGPLPPNPSELLISSAIDELINSLKEEYDYIILDTPPIGLVSDAIELLKYADSTIYVLRQAYSQKGMLKMINDKYIKQEISNLSIVLNDFKVKSKYGYGYGYGYGYGYGKYSNGYHENEKKSFLSQIFKRNK, encoded by the coding sequence ATTTCAAATGATAAAGGTGTTGTTAACTATTTAATTGCTGAAGCAGATAAAGAAAGTATTATACAGCATACCAAAGTACCTAATTTAGATGTAATAACGGCTGGTCCACTTCCCCCAAATCCTTCAGAATTGTTAATTAGCTCTGCAATAGATGAGTTAATTAATAGTTTAAAAGAAGAGTATGATTATATTATTTTAGACACGCCCCCAATAGGTTTAGTTAGTGATGCAATTGAACTACTAAAATATGCAGATTCAACAATTTACGTTTTAAGGCAAGCATATTCTCAAAAAGGAATGTTAAAAATGATTAACGACAAATATATAAAACAAGAGATTTCAAATTTAAGTATTGTATTGAATGATTTTAAAGTGAAATCAAAATACGGCTACGGTTATGGTTATGGCTACGGTTACGGCTATGGAAAATATTCGAATGGTTACCATGAAAATGAAAAGAAATCTTTTTTAAGTCAAATATTTAAAAGAAATAAATAA
- the fumC gene encoding class II fumarate hydratase — protein MKYRIEKDTMGNVEVPANKYWGAQTERSKHNFKIGPSASMPLEIIYGFAYLKKAAAHANCDLGVLSKDKRDLISKVCDEILDGKLDDQFPLVIWQTGSGTQSNMNTNEVIANRAQEIAGRVIGEGEKVIQPNDDVNKSQSSNDTFPTGMHIASYKMLIETTIPGIEKLQKTFVAKSIEFKDVVKIGRTHLMDATPLTVGQEFSGYASQLAHGLKALKNTLPHLAELALGGTAVGTGLNTPKGYDVLVAKKIAEFTGLPFVTAENKFEALAAHDAIVESHGALKQLAVSLNKIAHDIRMMASGPRSGIGELILPANEPGSSIMPGKVNPTQAEALTMVAAQVMGNDVTITIGGTQGHFELNVFKPLMAANFLQSARLLGDACVSFNDNCAVGIKVNNERITELLNNSLMLVTALNPKIGYYKAAEIANTAHTNGTTLKEEAVNLGYLTAEQYDEWVKPEDMIGSLK, from the coding sequence ATGAAATATAGAATTGAAAAAGACACTATGGGAAACGTTGAAGTTCCTGCCAATAAATATTGGGGTGCCCAAACAGAACGCTCAAAACATAATTTTAAAATTGGCCCTTCAGCTTCCATGCCATTAGAAATTATTTATGGATTTGCATATTTAAAGAAAGCTGCTGCCCATGCAAACTGTGATTTAGGTGTATTATCAAAAGATAAAAGAGATTTAATTTCAAAAGTTTGTGATGAAATTTTAGATGGTAAATTAGATGATCAGTTTCCGTTAGTAATATGGCAAACCGGCTCTGGCACACAAAGTAATATGAACACCAATGAAGTTATTGCAAATCGTGCACAAGAAATAGCAGGAAGGGTTATTGGAGAAGGAGAAAAAGTAATTCAACCTAATGACGATGTAAATAAATCACAATCTAGTAATGATACTTTCCCAACTGGCATGCATATTGCTAGTTATAAAATGTTAATAGAAACTACTATTCCAGGAATTGAAAAACTACAAAAAACATTTGTTGCTAAATCCATTGAATTTAAAGATGTTGTTAAAATTGGTAGAACACATTTAATGGATGCTACACCTTTAACTGTAGGTCAAGAATTTTCTGGTTATGCATCTCAATTAGCTCATGGGTTAAAAGCCTTAAAAAATACATTACCTCATTTAGCTGAATTAGCCTTGGGAGGAACTGCAGTTGGAACGGGCTTAAATACGCCTAAAGGATATGATGTATTGGTTGCTAAAAAAATAGCTGAATTCACAGGATTACCATTTGTAACCGCTGAAAATAAATTTGAAGCATTGGCCGCTCATGATGCCATTGTTGAAAGCCATGGCGCTTTAAAACAACTAGCTGTATCTCTTAACAAAATAGCCCACGATATTCGAATGATGGCCTCTGGTCCACGTTCAGGTATTGGAGAATTAATTTTACCTGCTAATGAACCGGGAAGCTCTATTATGCCTGGAAAAGTTAACCCTACACAGGCAGAAGCATTAACCATGGTTGCTGCTCAAGTAATGGGTAACGATGTTACAATTACTATTGGAGGAACTCAGGGTCACTTTGAATTAAATGTATTTAAACCTTTGATGGCTGCTAATTTTTTACAATCTGCTCGTTTACTAGGCGATGCTTGTGTAAGTTTTAATGATAATTGTGCTGTTGGTATCAAGGTAAATAACGAACGAATAACTGAACTTTTAAACAATTCATTGATGTTGGTTACTGCTTTAAACCCAAAAATTGGCTATTACAAAGCTGCTGAAATTGCAAATACCGCTCACACCAATGGAACAACCTTAAAAGAAGAAGCTGTTAATTTGGGCTACTTAACTGCTGAACAATATGACGAATGGGTTAAACCTGAAGATATGATTGGCTCATTAAAATAA
- the hutI gene encoding imidazolonepropionase: MITLIRNIKELVQVEETPKNMVSGKEMKILPTIKNAFLLIENDLIKDFGEMKDFKSIPIDNVVDASEKIVLPTWCDSHTHIVYADNREQEFIDRINGLSYEEIANNGGGILNSAKKLQVISEDNLYKQSAIRIEEIMQLGTGAVEIKSGYGLTKEAELKMLRVIKKLNKNYPIAIKATFLGAHALPIEFKNNKSGYLDTVIQEILPIVAKENLAEFIDAFCETGYFSVEDTERLLKAGEKFGLIPKIHVNQFTAIGGVQIGVKYNALSVDHLEEMRAEDIEVLKNSKTMPVALPSCSYFLSIPYTPARKIINAGLPLALATDYNPGSTPSGNMNFVVSTACIKMKLTPEEAINAATINGAYAMGLEKTHGSICRGKKANFILTKKIPSYGFIPYSFGNHQIDQVFIEGLKV, translated from the coding sequence ATGATAACCTTAATTCGTAATATTAAAGAGTTAGTACAAGTTGAAGAAACTCCAAAAAATATGGTTTCAGGGAAAGAAATGAAAATTTTACCTACTATTAAAAATGCCTTTTTGTTGATTGAAAATGATCTAATTAAAGATTTTGGTGAAATGAAAGATTTTAAGAGTATTCCCATTGATAATGTTGTTGATGCTTCAGAAAAAATTGTGCTTCCAACTTGGTGCGATAGCCATACACATATTGTTTATGCAGATAATAGAGAACAAGAATTTATTGATAGAATTAACGGACTCAGTTATGAGGAAATTGCCAATAATGGTGGAGGAATTTTAAATTCCGCTAAAAAATTACAGGTTATTTCAGAAGATAATTTATATAAGCAATCGGCCATACGTATTGAAGAAATAATGCAATTAGGAACGGGTGCTGTTGAAATTAAATCGGGGTATGGTTTAACTAAAGAGGCTGAATTAAAAATGCTACGAGTAATAAAAAAGTTGAATAAGAATTACCCTATTGCAATAAAAGCTACATTTTTAGGTGCTCATGCATTACCTATTGAATTTAAAAATAATAAAAGTGGTTATTTAGATACTGTAATTCAAGAAATTTTACCAATTGTTGCTAAAGAAAATTTAGCTGAATTTATTGATGCTTTTTGCGAAACAGGATATTTTTCAGTGGAAGATACTGAACGTTTATTGAAAGCTGGGGAAAAGTTTGGATTAATTCCTAAAATACATGTCAATCAGTTTACGGCAATAGGAGGAGTCCAAATAGGAGTTAAATACAATGCACTATCTGTAGATCATTTAGAGGAAATGAGAGCTGAAGATATTGAAGTTTTAAAAAACTCAAAAACAATGCCAGTGGCTCTACCATCTTGCTCCTATTTTTTGAGTATACCATATACTCCTGCACGCAAAATAATTAATGCGGGGTTGCCTTTAGCTCTTGCAACAGATTATAATCCAGGTTCAACCCCGTCTGGTAATATGAACTTTGTAGTTTCTACAGCTTGTATAAAAATGAAATTAACCCCTGAAGAAGCAATAAATGCCGCAACAATTAATGGTGCTTATGCTATGGGGCTAGAAAAAACACACGGAAGTATTTGCCGTGGAAAAAAAGCAAATTTTATATTGACAAAAAAAATACCAAGCTATGGTTTTATTCCATATTCATTTGGAAATCACCAAATAGATCAAGTTTTTATTGAAGGGCTAAAAGTTTAA
- a CDS encoding cob(I)yrinic acid a,c-diamide adenosyltransferase → MKIYTKTGDKGKTSLFGGNRVPKYHLRIEAYGTVDELNSYIGLIRDQKIDKNTSTILLKIQHELFTLGAMLATPSEKKILKNGKERLNISKINNTSVILLENEIDAMNEILPKMTHFILPGGHTTVSFCHIARCICRRAERIATQLSDESYVEEDILIYLNRLSDYLFVLARKLTIDNNAQEIRWIPEKIK, encoded by the coding sequence ATGAAAATTTATACAAAAACTGGTGATAAAGGAAAAACCTCTCTTTTTGGAGGAAATCGAGTTCCAAAATATCATTTAAGAATTGAAGCATACGGAACCGTTGATGAATTAAATTCATATATTGGACTCATTCGGGATCAAAAAATAGATAAAAACACTTCAACTATTTTATTGAAAATTCAACACGAACTTTTTACTTTGGGTGCTATGTTGGCAACACCTTCTGAAAAGAAAATTTTAAAAAATGGTAAAGAGCGCCTAAATATCTCAAAAATAAATAATACATCTGTAATACTTCTAGAGAATGAAATTGATGCTATGAATGAAATTTTACCAAAGATGACTCATTTTATTTTACCTGGTGGGCACACAACAGTGTCATTCTGTCACATTGCACGTTGTATCTGTAGAAGAGCTGAGCGTATAGCCACACAATTAAGTGATGAAAGTTATGTTGAGGAAGATATATTGATCTATTTAAATAGACTTTCTGACTATCTTTTTGTACTGGCACGAAAATTGACAATTGACAATAACGCTCAAGAAATACGTTGGATTCCTGAGAAAATAAAATAA
- a CDS encoding O-methyltransferase, whose translation MWYKIKAFITFLLKSTNQHGVHSPFVYNLVTKCFYHKTNLSKVNAFNSIKQWLYKNHQTITITDFGSGSKVFKNNKRKISDIAKIAGINNKKGLLLLRLLNYFKPQNILEIGTSVGLSTAILSIGNPNATINTLEGCANTAAVAQDLFDTFKLKNINLYVGNFKDTLTPITTKTKFDLIYFDGNHQKEATLQYFNLCLKTAHNNSIFIFDDINWSKEMQEAWLLIKNHPKVTVTIDTFFWGIVFFRKEQIKQHFKIRV comes from the coding sequence ATGTGGTATAAAATTAAGGCATTCATAACTTTTTTACTTAAATCAACAAATCAACATGGTGTACATTCTCCTTTCGTGTACAATTTAGTAACAAAGTGCTTTTATCACAAAACAAATCTTTCAAAAGTTAATGCATTTAATTCCATCAAACAATGGCTATACAAAAACCATCAAACAATAACTATTACAGATTTTGGAAGTGGTTCTAAAGTTTTTAAAAATAATAAAAGAAAAATTTCTGACATTGCAAAAATAGCTGGTATTAACAATAAAAAAGGTCTCCTTTTATTAAGATTACTCAACTATTTTAAGCCTCAAAATATTTTAGAAATTGGAACTTCTGTAGGATTGAGTACTGCCATTTTAAGTATAGGAAATCCCAATGCCACTATTAATACACTTGAAGGATGTGCTAATACGGCTGCTGTTGCACAAGATTTATTTGACACTTTTAAATTAAAAAATATTAACTTATACGTTGGAAATTTTAAAGATACTTTAACCCCAATTACAACTAAAACTAAATTTGACTTGATTTATTTTGATGGCAACCATCAAAAAGAAGCTACACTTCAATATTTTAATTTGTGTTTAAAAACTGCGCATAATAACTCTATCTTTATTTTCGATGATATAAATTGGTCTAAAGAAATGCAGGAGGCATGGCTTTTAATAAAAAACCACCCAAAAGTAACTGTTACAATTGATACTTTTTTTTGGGGAATTGTCTTTTTTAGAAAAGAACAGATAAAACAACATTTTAAAATTAGAGTTTAG
- a CDS encoding acetate/propionate family kinase — protein sequence MKILVINSGSSSIKYQLFNMPQEDVICSGLVERIGLNNAEIHYKSTANNIDEITDIPNHKIGLEKIVNLLLDANTGVLKSTSEIEAVGHRVVHGGSTFSNTTIINKEVKDKIKTLFSLAPQHNPANYEGIVVAEKMFPKAIQIAVFDTAFHQTIPVEAYKYAIPTKFFDEEHIRLYGFHGTSHKYVSEKAIDYLGIANSKIITIHLGNGCSMTAIKNGKSIDHSLGFGPVTGLIMGSRSGDIDHAIIFYLVNSLGYKLDEVNSLLQKESGMLGLTGFSDLRDIEAEASKGNKNCQLALDMNAYRIKKYIGSYAAAMNGLDAIVFTAGIGENSDVIRKLVCTHMEYLGIELDAEKNNVRAKKITEIHKKNSKTKILIIPTNEEVEIAKQSYQLMK from the coding sequence ATGAAAATATTAGTTATAAACTCGGGGAGTTCTTCAATTAAATATCAATTATTTAATATGCCACAAGAAGATGTAATTTGTTCAGGATTGGTAGAAAGAATAGGTTTGAATAATGCCGAAATTCACTATAAATCGACCGCAAATAACATTGATGAGATTACGGATATTCCAAACCATAAAATTGGTTTAGAAAAAATTGTAAACCTACTGTTAGATGCGAATACAGGAGTATTAAAATCTACTTCAGAAATTGAAGCAGTTGGGCACAGGGTTGTTCACGGTGGAAGTACTTTTTCCAATACAACTATAATTAACAAAGAAGTAAAAGATAAAATTAAAACACTATTTTCTTTAGCACCACAGCATAATCCTGCAAACTATGAGGGTATTGTAGTTGCAGAAAAAATGTTTCCAAAAGCAATACAAATAGCCGTTTTTGATACCGCTTTTCATCAAACTATACCAGTAGAAGCCTATAAATATGCGATACCTACTAAATTTTTTGATGAAGAACATATTAGACTGTATGGTTTTCACGGTACAAGTCATAAATATGTTTCAGAAAAAGCAATTGATTATTTAGGAATTGCTAATTCAAAAATAATAACAATTCACCTTGGAAATGGTTGTAGTATGACTGCTATTAAAAATGGTAAAAGTATTGACCATTCTCTTGGTTTTGGCCCTGTAACTGGACTTATAATGGGAAGTAGAAGTGGAGATATTGACCATGCCATTATTTTTTATTTGGTAAATAGTTTGGGTTATAAATTAGACGAGGTAAATAGTTTGCTTCAGAAAGAAAGTGGTATGTTAGGTTTAACAGGTTTTAGCGATTTACGAGATATTGAGGCTGAGGCTAGTAAAGGAAACAAAAACTGTCAGCTAGCCTTAGATATGAATGCATACCGTATTAAAAAATACATAGGTTCTTATGCAGCTGCAATGAATGGATTAGATGCCATAGTGTTTACTGCTGGAATTGGAGAAAACTCTGATGTAATTCGAAAATTGGTTTGTACTCATATGGAATATCTAGGTATTGAGTTAGATGCTGAAAAAAATAACGTTAGAGCTAAAAAAATTACTGAAATTCATAAAAAGAATTCAAAAACTAAGATTTTAATAATTCCAACAAATGAAGAAGTAGAAATAGCAAAACAGTCATATCAATTAATGAAATGA
- a CDS encoding DUF2795 domain-containing protein: protein MYWTLELASYLADAPWPATKDELIDYAIRTGAPLEVVENLQEVEDEDENFESIIEIWPDYPSEDDYLWNEDEY, encoded by the coding sequence ATGTATTGGACACTAGAATTAGCATCTTATTTAGCAGATGCACCTTGGCCAGCGACAAAAGACGAACTAATTGATTATGCAATTAGAACAGGAGCTCCTTTGGAAGTTGTAGAAAATCTTCAAGAAGTTGAAGATGAAGATGAAAATTTTGAATCAATAATTGAAATTTGGCCAGATTATCCTTCTGAAGATGATTATCTCTGGAATGAAGATGAATATTAA
- a CDS encoding polysaccharide biosynthesis/export family protein — translation MKKLFLYMLFLSCLSSCVTTKQMTYFQGEPVKKSDIYKLNNEPYRLQINDVLYIDIKAANPEIVLLFKNQTVNTTTLNGGEGLYFSGYTIDRHGNIRIPYIGDLNVLGYTENEVRAKIEIELSKFLKNPNLVFVTVKLAGIRFVVTGEVGSPGTINLTQNQVSIIDAIANAGEITPLGNRENVALIRKTLDGVKKYKLDLTNMAVFESENFYIQPNDIIYVAPLKQKSWGTGTTGLQTFSTILTVLSFVISSVLLVKNL, via the coding sequence ATGAAGAAACTTTTTTTATACATGTTATTTTTAAGTTGTTTATCTTCCTGTGTAACAACAAAACAAATGACTTATTTTCAAGGAGAACCAGTTAAGAAATCTGATATTTACAAATTAAATAATGAACCTTATCGCTTACAGATAAATGATGTTTTGTATATTGATATTAAGGCTGCTAACCCTGAAATAGTATTGTTATTTAAGAATCAAACGGTAAATACTACAACTTTAAATGGAGGAGAAGGGCTGTATTTTTCTGGCTATACTATTGATAGGCATGGAAACATAAGAATACCGTACATTGGAGATTTAAATGTATTAGGATATACAGAAAATGAAGTGAGAGCAAAAATTGAAATTGAATTAAGTAAATTCTTAAAAAATCCTAATTTAGTTTTTGTTACGGTTAAATTAGCAGGTATAAGGTTTGTTGTTACAGGTGAAGTAGGCTCTCCAGGGACTATTAATTTAACTCAAAATCAGGTTTCTATTATTGATGCCATTGCAAATGCAGGAGAAATTACGCCATTAGGAAATAGAGAAAATGTAGCTTTAATACGAAAAACCTTAGATGGCGTAAAAAAGTATAAATTAGATCTTACAAATATGGCGGTTTTTGAATCTGAAAATTTTTACATACAACCCAATGATATTATTTATGTAGCACCTTTGAAACAAAAATCTTGGGGAACAGGAACCACAGGGTTACAAACTTTCTCAACGATTCTAACTGTTTTGTCGTTTGTTATAAGTTCTGTATTATTAGTTAAAAATTTATAA
- a CDS encoding GumC family protein has product MESKFKLIENPAEHISDIKDYIFRIISNWKWFLFTIPIALAIAYYFNISTQKIYGLSTTIVVKEKQNPLFSSGTNIAFNWGGVSDKVESIRKTLISRTHNEKVVNELQFYIDYFKEGRFRKEDVYGKTPFEIKLQPNQYQLLNTLIKIDFIDDKNFTLSVEFRKDINYKLLNYKDETYKEFNFDKQNFSKTFSVGEYINLPFLKAEITVKNKLNTIKNSTYYIQLNSINAATKKYQNIRAKGLTGTSLVEISLTGPNKNRIVDFLNKTVEVLAKDELEQKTNYAYSTKEFIDAQFKNTSDSLKLIEDNIGKFKQQNAIYDLSAQGVEIFSQTTGLDKIQKKLIDRIEYFENLETYIKANSNYIKIPAPAIINIEDVSIASMVGKLTELSIKKEKLAKEVTSNHPSLKLLNEEIETARNVLLENISSLKNATNVSLINSKKRLNTYNYQLNKLPKKEQKLLNFQRKYTLTESNYVFLMQKRYEADIAIAATVSDISVLDSAKDTGQGYILPRKSFNYMIALLLGIILPLFVIIAKEVLDSKIYMVEDIERISPIPILGVVGKNEAENNLAVFLRPKSTVAESFRALRSNIQFLFGRELKDKSKTIIVTSSVSGEGKTFVSINLATVFALGGKKQY; this is encoded by the coding sequence ATGGAAAGTAAATTCAAGCTTATTGAAAATCCGGCTGAACATATTTCAGATATTAAAGATTATATATTTCGAATAATATCAAATTGGAAATGGTTTTTGTTTACCATTCCAATTGCTCTTGCCATTGCTTATTATTTTAATATTTCTACTCAGAAAATTTATGGTTTAAGTACTACAATTGTAGTGAAAGAAAAACAAAATCCACTTTTTTCATCAGGTACTAATATTGCTTTTAATTGGGGAGGTGTTAGCGATAAAGTAGAATCAATTAGAAAAACATTAATTTCAAGAACTCATAATGAAAAAGTAGTAAATGAATTACAATTTTATATAGACTATTTCAAAGAAGGACGTTTTAGAAAAGAAGACGTTTATGGAAAAACACCTTTTGAGATTAAACTACAACCAAATCAATACCAATTATTAAATACACTTATTAAAATTGACTTTATTGATGACAAAAATTTCACATTATCTGTTGAATTTAGAAAGGATATAAATTATAAACTACTTAACTATAAAGATGAAACGTATAAAGAGTTTAATTTTGACAAACAAAATTTTTCTAAAACTTTTTCAGTAGGAGAATATATAAATTTACCGTTTTTAAAAGCAGAAATAACAGTAAAAAATAAGTTAAATACAATTAAAAACAGCACCTATTATATCCAATTAAATTCAATTAACGCTGCTACCAAAAAGTACCAAAATATTAGGGCTAAAGGATTAACAGGAACTTCTTTAGTCGAAATATCTTTAACAGGTCCAAATAAAAATAGAATAGTAGACTTTTTAAATAAAACTGTTGAAGTTTTGGCTAAAGATGAATTGGAGCAAAAAACAAATTATGCGTATAGTACAAAAGAATTTATTGATGCACAGTTTAAAAATACTTCAGATAGTTTAAAATTAATAGAAGATAATATAGGGAAATTTAAGCAACAAAATGCCATTTATGATTTGTCAGCCCAAGGGGTTGAAATTTTTTCCCAAACAACTGGTTTAGATAAGATTCAGAAAAAATTAATAGATAGAATTGAGTATTTTGAAAATTTAGAAACGTATATCAAAGCAAATTCTAATTACATAAAAATACCAGCTCCAGCAATTATTAATATAGAAGATGTTTCTATTGCTTCAATGGTGGGTAAATTAACAGAATTATCTATTAAAAAAGAGAAATTAGCAAAAGAGGTAACTTCTAATCATCCCTCATTAAAACTTCTTAATGAAGAGATTGAAACAGCTAGAAATGTTTTATTAGAAAATATATCATCACTAAAAAACGCGACTAATGTTAGTTTAATAAATAGTAAAAAAAGATTAAATACATATAATTATCAGTTAAATAAGCTACCAAAAAAAGAACAGAAATTATTAAATTTTCAACGAAAATATACATTGACAGAATCTAACTATGTTTTTTTGATGCAAAAACGTTACGAAGCTGATATTGCAATTGCTGCAACGGTTTCAGATATATCAGTTCTAGATTCGGCAAAAGATACAGGCCAAGGATATATTTTGCCAAGAAAATCGTTTAACTATATGATAGCTTTGCTGCTTGGTATTATACTGCCACTTTTTGTTATTATAGCTAAAGAAGTATTAGATAGCAAAATTTATATGGTTGAAGACATTGAAAGAATTTCACCAATTCCAATTTTAGGAGTTGTAGGGAAAAATGAAGCCGAGAATAATTTAGCCGTATTTTTAAGGCCAAAATCAACTGTTGCTGAATCTTTTAGAGCCTTACGATCAAACATTCAATTTTTGTTTGGAAGAGAATTAAAAGATAAGTCTAAAACTATTATTGTAACCTCATCAGTTAGTGGAGAAGGTAAAACATTTGTATCAATTAACTTAGCCACCGTTTTTGCTTTAGGTGGTAAAAAACAATATTAG